Proteins encoded together in one Ferroglobus placidus DSM 10642 window:
- a CDS encoding CaiB/BaiF CoA transferase family protein — MNEEMKWYKQEGSWSFDPPVDKDPETGEDLEKIPFEEYCKKIFDPNKVWDKPEALKGWRHISATMYILSPHVGATLGEFGAEVIKIELPKLGDPMRHTSPFNEVYLWPETDHRPMTGTGMGYLHANDNKYFVTLDYHAPEAKEIVYDLVRISDSLAECYRPGTFYRWGIGYPQLKEVNPRLIYIWLGGFGNYGPRRYGGSYDILGQAVGGLAAITGWHEDFGGHPAKQTNWLIDWYSGLIGVIGVLAAAHYRRKTGEGTFIDLSQISCSTRATGYAFPLYGRFGVVRQRWGNWDTLLCVHGVIMVGKTDDPEHPNPQISEESRYVFVSAFQDEDFRELCYVIGRPDLWEKYCSLKERLKPEAQIEIYRALEEWAADKSRSEVVEILNNAGLIAVPVFSAKDVYECDHYWERGTLRWVEDPIFGHVLVHGATVKMSETPPRIKWIWRPIGADNIRIYHELLGYPLSKLKELWEKGVI; from the coding sequence TAAAAAGATCTTCGATCCTAACAAGGTTTGGGACAAGCCAGAGGCTTTGAAAGGCTGGAGACACATCTCAGCGACGATGTACATCCTCTCTCCTCACGTCGGAGCAACTCTCGGTGAATTTGGAGCTGAAGTGATAAAGATCGAATTGCCGAAGCTCGGAGACCCGATGAGGCACACGTCTCCTTTCAACGAGGTTTACCTCTGGCCGGAAACAGATCATAGACCGATGACCGGAACCGGAATGGGTTACCTTCACGCTAACGACAACAAGTACTTCGTCACACTCGATTATCACGCTCCGGAAGCTAAGGAGATAGTCTACGATCTCGTCAGAATTTCCGACAGCTTAGCGGAATGTTACAGACCGGGAACTTTCTACAGGTGGGGCATAGGATATCCGCAGCTCAAAGAAGTTAATCCGAGGCTGATCTACATCTGGCTCGGAGGTTTCGGAAACTACGGACCGAGAAGGTACGGAGGAAGCTACGACATTCTCGGGCAAGCTGTAGGTGGTTTAGCAGCCATAACTGGCTGGCACGAAGATTTCGGAGGTCATCCAGCGAAGCAGACGAACTGGCTGATCGACTGGTATTCCGGACTGATCGGTGTCATTGGCGTTTTAGCTGCAGCTCACTACAGGAGAAAGACCGGCGAAGGAACTTTCATCGACCTCAGCCAGATAAGTTGCTCCACAAGAGCTACCGGCTACGCTTTCCCGCTTTACGGAAGATTTGGTGTCGTGAGGCAAAGGTGGGGTAACTGGGACACTCTACTTTGCGTCCACGGAGTCATAATGGTTGGAAAGACCGACGATCCGGAGCATCCCAACCCGCAGATAAGTGAAGAAAGCAGATATGTCTTCGTTTCAGCCTTCCAAGACGAGGACTTCAGAGAACTCTGCTACGTCATCGGCAGACCGGATCTCTGGGAGAAGTACTGCAGCTTAAAGGAGAGGTTGAAGCCTGAAGCCCAGATAGAAATTTACAGGGCTCTCGAGGAGTGGGCGGCTGACAAGTCGAGGAGCGAAGTTGTGGAGATTCTCAACAACGCTGGCTTGATAGCTGTGCCGGTCTTCTCGGCTAAAGACGTTTACGAGTGCGACCACTACTGGGAGAGAGGAACGCTCAGATGGGTAGAAGATCCGATATTCGGTCACGTGCTCGTTCACGGAGCTACAGTAAAGATGAGCGAAACTCCGCCGAGGATAAAGTGGATCTGGAGACCGATTGGAGCGGACAACATCAGAATCTACCACGAACTGCTCGGCTATCCGCTGAGCAAGCTGAAGGAGTTGTGGGAGAAGGGAGTAATCTGA
- a CDS encoding tRNA pseudouridine(54/55) synthase Pus10 encodes MISVCEVCKKRVKIGELGRCVICCNVFERIEELAAKVLEDLEDYEFESFSVGSKLRGSAKAVQNFLKTELGIDDELNFKRNFNREFARKIREKSGKNFKPNGDVRVIVDLEDLRIDYEIQPVYIFGRYKKRVRYLAQTRWLCSFCKGRGCEACNFTGKKYLSVEDIIITPALEVFEGENAFLHGSGREDVDARMLGNGRPFVLEVVKPKKRKVDLKELERKINEGSGAVEVKLLGYATHKDVERIKSASYKKRYRALVVFEKEVDERTLKDALEKLKTVIHQRTPKRVEHRRADKVRVKRVYDTKLLLHRGNKAVIEIEAEGGLYIKELVSGDEGRTKPSLAELIGVNCYVDKLDVVWIYDAT; translated from the coding sequence ATGATAAGCGTCTGCGAAGTGTGCAAAAAGAGAGTAAAGATAGGAGAGCTCGGAAGATGCGTTATTTGCTGCAACGTCTTTGAGAGGATAGAAGAGTTAGCTGCAAAAGTGCTCGAAGACCTCGAAGACTACGAGTTCGAAAGCTTCTCAGTCGGTTCGAAACTCAGAGGGAGTGCAAAAGCCGTTCAAAATTTTTTGAAAACTGAGCTCGGTATCGACGACGAGCTGAATTTCAAGAGGAACTTCAACAGAGAGTTCGCCAGAAAAATAAGAGAGAAGAGCGGAAAAAATTTCAAGCCAAACGGGGATGTGAGAGTAATAGTAGATCTCGAAGATTTGAGAATCGACTACGAAATTCAGCCGGTGTACATTTTCGGGAGGTATAAAAAGAGAGTTCGCTACTTAGCTCAAACGAGATGGCTTTGCTCGTTCTGTAAGGGAAGAGGATGCGAAGCTTGCAACTTTACTGGAAAGAAGTATCTGAGCGTCGAAGACATAATTATCACTCCAGCCCTCGAAGTTTTCGAAGGAGAGAACGCTTTTCTCCACGGATCCGGAAGGGAAGACGTGGATGCGAGAATGCTCGGAAACGGAAGACCGTTCGTTCTCGAAGTTGTGAAACCGAAGAAGAGAAAAGTCGACTTAAAAGAGCTTGAAAGGAAAATAAACGAGGGAAGCGGAGCTGTGGAAGTCAAGCTTTTGGGGTATGCGACTCACAAAGACGTCGAAAGAATTAAATCGGCTTCCTACAAAAAGAGGTACAGAGCCCTTGTCGTTTTTGAGAAGGAAGTCGATGAGAGAACACTTAAAGATGCTTTAGAAAAGTTGAAGACGGTCATTCACCAAAGAACGCCTAAAAGAGTGGAGCACAGAAGAGCCGATAAAGTGAGGGTAAAGAGAGTTTACGATACGAAGCTTCTCCTACATCGGGGAAACAAAGCTGTAATAGAAATCGAGGCTGAAGGAGGACTTTACATAAAGGAATTGGTAAGCGGAGACGAAGGAAGGACGAAACCGAGCCTTGCGGAATTGATCGGAGTTAACTGCTACGTCGATAAACTCGATGTCGTGTGGATCTACGACGCTACTTGA
- a CDS encoding LEA type 2 family protein produces the protein MKRLLPVLLILVLTSGCLGIGKPEVLSYKSRWGDITESYSEILTEIDVKNPNPFSIPLKAIDLTIYINGVELGKGRSIGDATLKPNTITTITISTKIDNSKIPEWWVSHIKNDEVSELLLKGNLIFNLLITDFKFPFEERDEIRTNILKGFNIEENVRFGLLTAKVKITPRWGEVTRDHTQILLDAIIDGSVPFNLKGIKYEVLMNGIKIGYGYYDREIRIERNTKFTLELLLDNGKLDEWWVSHLKNGERSEVEIVVTGIFEVTGKTYEVDLIREKSSFRTEILS, from the coding sequence ATGAAGAGATTGCTGCCGGTACTTTTAATTCTCGTGCTAACTTCCGGCTGCCTCGGAATCGGGAAGCCGGAGGTTTTGAGTTACAAAAGCAGGTGGGGAGATATAACGGAAAGCTACTCCGAAATATTAACCGAAATTGACGTGAAGAATCCGAATCCTTTCTCGATTCCGCTTAAAGCTATCGATCTTACTATCTACATAAACGGCGTGGAGCTCGGGAAAGGGAGGAGCATAGGCGATGCAACTCTGAAACCCAATACGATTACGACGATAACGATTTCGACGAAGATAGACAACAGCAAGATTCCCGAGTGGTGGGTTTCGCACATTAAGAACGACGAGGTTTCCGAGCTTCTTTTGAAGGGCAATTTGATATTCAACCTGCTCATAACCGATTTTAAGTTTCCCTTCGAGGAGAGGGACGAAATCAGAACGAACATTCTGAAAGGATTTAACATTGAAGAGAACGTTCGCTTCGGCTTATTAACGGCGAAAGTGAAAATTACCCCGAGGTGGGGAGAAGTTACGAGAGATCACACCCAGATTCTCCTCGACGCAATTATAGACGGCAGCGTCCCCTTCAATTTGAAAGGAATTAAGTACGAGGTTTTGATGAACGGTATAAAGATCGGCTACGGCTACTACGATAGAGAAATCAGAATAGAAAGGAATACGAAATTCACCCTCGAACTTTTACTCGACAACGGTAAGCTTGATGAGTGGTGGGTGTCTCATCTGAAGAACGGAGAGAGGAGCGAAGTGGAAATAGTCGTAACCGGAATTTTCGAAGTAACTGGAAAAACCTACGAAGTTGATCTGATAAGAGAGAAAAGCTCCTTCAGGACGGAAATACTATCATGA
- a CDS encoding MFS transporter translates to MVEKSDVKEVEIPMRELARTIAIGWSGALLEWTDFYTYAILAPIVAKVFFPSEDPIASLLASFGALALGFLFRPLGALLFGRIGDIYGRKIAFVIAAVSMLAGTVGIGILPTYAQIGIVASILVFVLRIIQGLALGGGYGAIIVFLGESVPERRRGTYTGILFTTPAIGMAIAASMESLVESWLGTEGLYAWGWRIPFIVAGLVIAFIALIMHLFYKETPVFSMLRTIRRTSSAPIRELFAKKEYLSLVLLAWIGVIGAHGPVWYTNQLVSKYYMTWHGISPGESSAILFWCTMAAVWVYVLFGYISDIIGRRKLLIFAIYGNALWFIPAFWLMREAALAQNITMLYILTYTLTFFNGIGYSGAQSAFLLELFPSRIRVTATGFTYNLGYGITGGLTPFMVTLFYKFFNDWWLSVIAWSTVLPMIMGSYFVIKGYETLGTRLWAEFAAEKFAKDAVIVKANEPVREAIRKMIEKDKRGVVVDYVAETGVAYRHMLKGAAEKGLDVPVGDVAVKVPCMEYNEPLPNILETMEHYHVRMIPVCRRGQIIGMIDLRDVLAETAGLSALTKKPIAERTRLRDVAKEPIVINHNEKIGDAIRLMIQNDIGFLPVVDEAGKLVAVFSERDAFKAIANGASLDSPLIDYATKNPQTVSCDDPVSKVAEIMVRLNIRHIVGVDSAGRPVCVAGVKDILAVG, encoded by the coding sequence ATGGTTGAGAAGTCGGATGTTAAAGAAGTGGAAATTCCAATGAGGGAACTGGCGAGGACAATAGCCATCGGCTGGAGCGGAGCATTGCTGGAGTGGACGGACTTCTATACATACGCTATCCTCGCACCGATCGTTGCGAAGGTCTTCTTCCCATCAGAGGATCCAATAGCTTCTCTGCTGGCAAGCTTCGGAGCGTTGGCGTTAGGTTTCCTCTTCAGACCACTCGGAGCTTTACTCTTCGGTAGAATCGGAGACATCTACGGAAGAAAGATAGCTTTCGTCATAGCAGCTGTGTCGATGCTCGCTGGAACAGTGGGAATCGGTATTCTGCCAACTTACGCTCAGATAGGCATTGTGGCGTCTATTCTCGTCTTCGTTCTGAGAATTATACAGGGGCTTGCCCTCGGAGGTGGATACGGAGCTATCATAGTCTTCCTTGGAGAGTCGGTGCCAGAGAGAAGGAGAGGAACGTACACTGGCATTCTGTTTACAACGCCGGCTATAGGTATGGCTATCGCAGCTTCCATGGAATCTTTGGTCGAATCATGGCTCGGCACCGAAGGTTTGTACGCTTGGGGTTGGAGAATTCCGTTTATAGTTGCCGGTTTGGTCATTGCATTCATCGCATTGATTATGCATTTATTCTATAAGGAAACGCCGGTCTTCAGCATGCTCAGAACGATAAGAAGGACATCTTCAGCTCCCATCAGAGAACTGTTCGCTAAGAAAGAATACTTGTCTCTTGTGCTGCTTGCGTGGATAGGAGTCATCGGTGCTCACGGACCGGTTTGGTACACCAACCAGCTCGTTTCCAAGTACTACATGACTTGGCACGGAATTTCTCCTGGAGAGTCTTCAGCGATTCTCTTCTGGTGCACGATGGCGGCTGTGTGGGTATACGTTCTCTTCGGATACATCTCTGACATTATCGGAAGGAGGAAGCTGCTGATATTCGCAATTTACGGAAACGCTCTATGGTTCATTCCCGCCTTCTGGCTGATGAGAGAGGCTGCTTTAGCCCAGAATATAACGATGCTTTACATACTCACATACACGCTGACGTTCTTCAACGGTATAGGCTATAGCGGTGCTCAGTCGGCATTCTTACTCGAACTATTCCCGTCGAGAATCAGAGTTACCGCCACAGGTTTCACTTACAACCTCGGATACGGTATAACCGGAGGTTTAACGCCGTTCATGGTGACCCTGTTCTACAAGTTCTTCAACGACTGGTGGTTATCTGTCATCGCCTGGAGCACGGTGCTGCCGATGATAATGGGTAGCTACTTCGTCATCAAAGGCTACGAAACTCTTGGAACAAGACTCTGGGCTGAGTTTGCTGCCGAGAAGTTTGCCAAAGATGCAGTCATTGTCAAAGCTAACGAGCCGGTTAGAGAGGCTATAAGAAAGATGATAGAGAAGGACAAGAGAGGTGTCGTCGTCGATTACGTTGCAGAGACTGGCGTTGCCTATAGGCACATGCTCAAGGGAGCTGCTGAGAAAGGTCTCGACGTTCCGGTTGGAGATGTGGCGGTCAAAGTTCCTTGCATGGAGTACAACGAGCCACTGCCGAACATTCTTGAGACGATGGAGCACTACCACGTTAGAATGATTCCAGTGTGCAGGAGGGGACAGATAATCGGAATGATCGACTTGAGAGATGTGCTCGCTGAGACGGCTGGATTGTCAGCTCTGACTAAAAAGCCAATAGCCGAGAGAACGAGGCTGAGAGATGTTGCTAAGGAGCCGATAGTCATAAACCACAACGAAAAGATCGGGGATGCCATAAGACTGATGATTCAGAACGACATAGGATTCTTGCCGGTTGTCGACGAAGCAGGAAAGCTTGTTGCAGTGTTCTCTGAGAGAGACGCTTTCAAGGCTATTGCCAACGGAGCATCACTTGACTCACCGCTCATAGATTATGCGACCAAGAATCCTCAGACGGTCAGCTGCGACGATCCGGTGTCTAAAGTGGCTGAAATAATGGTCAGACTGAACATAAGACACATCGTCGGAGTCGATTCAGCTGGAAGACCGGTTTGCGTTGCGGGAGTCAAAGACATCTTGGCTGTCGGCTAA
- a CDS encoding DHH family phosphoesterase yields the protein MQELMNGDFLKAVKFTAEKLKDVTREVYIVHHNDADGICSALILTIALMRKGRDVKRYCIEKVHPKIIERIHEGKEDDVIIYTDLGGLALDTIAKIDGGRNYIFLIDHHPAVKVESEKVVELDSELLGISGDLFISASSLTYMVARGIDEKNKDLAYLAVIGSVGDYHDRYGGVLGIDRLSLEEAIRLGQAKIKIEKMRERYYIVPLKNYASDVAKAFTNLGVVGYLEKGYNIAIECTLSGNVDDAIEKSQEYEKLKERKFKEMIERLKNGELKKERYVQWFHAKDDFYPMGVKAIGEFCQVTKDMSFFDDDKYVIGFQNVYDYIPDLGEIKLNAVKVSGRTPIPLERKILNGVMPGFDCLIPEASKAVNGFPDATHKVAAATLIEKGKEEEFIRAFERIIETSQCG from the coding sequence ATGCAAGAGCTGATGAACGGTGATTTTTTGAAAGCGGTGAAGTTCACAGCTGAAAAGTTAAAAGATGTGACGAGGGAAGTGTATATAGTTCATCATAACGATGCCGACGGAATTTGTTCGGCTCTAATTTTAACAATAGCTTTAATGAGGAAGGGTAGAGATGTGAAGAGGTACTGCATCGAGAAAGTTCACCCGAAAATAATAGAAAGAATTCACGAAGGAAAAGAGGATGACGTTATAATTTACACGGACCTCGGCGGATTGGCTTTGGATACGATAGCGAAAATCGATGGGGGGAGAAACTACATATTTCTCATCGACCACCATCCAGCAGTAAAAGTGGAAAGCGAAAAAGTTGTTGAGCTCGATTCGGAGCTTCTTGGGATTTCCGGAGATCTGTTCATCTCCGCCTCGAGCTTAACCTACATGGTGGCGAGGGGAATAGATGAGAAAAACAAGGACCTTGCCTACCTTGCAGTCATAGGCTCTGTAGGAGATTACCACGACAGGTACGGAGGAGTCCTCGGGATAGACAGATTAAGCCTCGAAGAGGCGATAAGACTCGGACAGGCGAAAATCAAGATAGAAAAGATGAGGGAGAGGTATTACATAGTTCCGCTGAAAAACTACGCAAGCGACGTGGCAAAAGCTTTCACGAATCTCGGAGTTGTCGGATACCTCGAGAAGGGTTACAACATCGCGATAGAATGCACTCTCTCCGGAAACGTAGATGATGCGATAGAAAAAAGTCAGGAGTACGAGAAGCTTAAGGAGAGGAAGTTCAAGGAGATGATAGAGAGGTTGAAAAACGGAGAGCTTAAGAAAGAGCGCTACGTTCAGTGGTTCCACGCTAAAGACGACTTCTATCCAATGGGAGTTAAAGCTATAGGAGAGTTCTGTCAGGTAACGAAGGACATGAGCTTCTTCGATGACGATAAGTACGTAATCGGTTTTCAGAACGTATACGATTACATTCCGGATTTGGGAGAGATAAAGCTGAACGCCGTGAAGGTTAGCGGAAGAACGCCGATACCTCTCGAAAGGAAAATTCTCAACGGAGTTATGCCGGGTTTTGATTGTTTAATTCCAGAAGCGAGCAAGGCTGTTAACGGTTTTCCGGATGCAACTCACAAAGTGGCGGCTGCGACGCTGATAGAAAAAGGCAAGGAAGAAGAGTTCATCAGAGCTTTCGAAAGAATTATAGAGACTTCTCAGTGCGGGTAA
- the dph5 gene encoding diphthine synthase, which yields MLTLIGLGLWDEKDITLKGLEEVKRADKVYAEFYTSKLMGTSIEAMEKLYGRKVVVLERKDLEDESWKIVEEAKSKNVVILVAGDPGVATTHSSLLLEAKRKGVETRVIHNASVISAICSVTGLHSYKFGKSATVSYPYRGIVSKTPLNVIKENLSINAHTLLLLDLNPKPMTIGEAVKIMEKVDDGTLNHFAVGVARIGGDCYIKCDHFYSLPNHDFGKPLHTIVFLSKKLHFTEYEFLREFADAPKELEEFVE from the coding sequence ATGCTCACACTCATCGGCTTGGGACTCTGGGATGAGAAGGACATAACTCTGAAAGGATTGGAAGAAGTTAAGAGGGCTGATAAAGTTTACGCTGAATTTTACACGTCAAAGCTGATGGGAACGAGTATTGAAGCCATGGAAAAGCTTTACGGGAGAAAAGTTGTGGTTTTGGAGAGAAAGGATCTCGAGGACGAAAGCTGGAAGATCGTCGAAGAGGCTAAGAGCAAAAACGTCGTAATCCTCGTTGCTGGCGATCCGGGAGTTGCGACAACTCACTCAAGCCTACTGCTCGAGGCAAAGAGGAAGGGAGTTGAGACGAGAGTTATCCACAACGCAAGCGTGATTTCTGCTATTTGCTCCGTCACCGGCTTGCACAGCTACAAATTCGGGAAATCAGCTACTGTGAGCTACCCTTACAGGGGAATAGTTTCAAAAACACCCCTAAACGTTATCAAAGAGAATTTGAGCATCAACGCTCACACTTTGCTCCTCTTAGACTTAAACCCGAAGCCGATGACGATTGGAGAGGCTGTGAAAATAATGGAGAAGGTTGACGACGGAACTTTAAATCACTTCGCCGTCGGAGTTGCGAGAATTGGAGGGGATTGTTACATAAAATGCGATCACTTCTACTCTCTTCCGAATCACGATTTTGGCAAGCCACTTCACACGATAGTCTTTTTATCCAAAAAGCTACACTTCACGGAGTACGAATTTCTCAGAGAATTTGCAGACGCTCCTAAGGAACTGGAGGAGTTCGTGGAGTAA
- a CDS encoding DNA-directed DNA polymerase: protein MEGWLLDADYITAEDGRAVVRLWCKDFDGNTFVVYDRNFQPYFYAFKNGLSKEDIEKIVVKSREGVIKPFKVEEVRRKVFGKEVEVFKIYAYHPQHVPKLREELKKITEVREADIPFAYRYLIDKDLACMDGIRVEGKVREERGLKVIDAEHVERFEIPLPEPKVLAFDCEMLTELGMPDPEKDKIIIIGVKCGDFEEIITGNEREILLRFVEIIKEQDPDVIVGYNQDNFDWPYIRKRAEKLSVKLNIGRDGSEISFRGGRPKIAGRLNVDLYDIAMKLDVKVKTLENVAEFLGRKVELADIEAKDIYKRWTSGDKESVLKYSKQDVLNTYFIAEELLPMHYELSRMIRIPTDDVARIGRGKQVDWFLLSEAYKIGEIAPNPAEVEESYEGAFVLEPSRGLHKNVVCLDFASMYPSIMIAYNISPDTYVFGKCDDCYVAPEVGHKFRKHPDGFFKRILKMLIEKRREIKNQMKSLDRNSREYLLLNIKQQTLKILTNSFYGYTGWSGARWYCRQCAEATTAWGRHLIKSAVEIAKKLGFEVLYGDTDSIFVKKGNLSLEKIRGEVEKLIEEISEKFPVQIEVDEYYKTIFFVEKKRYAGLTEDGILVVKGLEVRRGDWCELAKEVQKKVIEIILKEENPEKAAEYVRKVINDIKSGKVKLEDVVIYKGLTKRPDKYESKQAHVKAALRAMELGIVYNVGSKVGFVVVEGAGNVGDRAYPIDLIEEFDGENLVIRTRSGSIVKKLDKDYYINHQIIPSVLRILERFGYNEASLKGATQKTLDAFW from the coding sequence ATGGAGGGCTGGTTACTTGACGCTGATTACATAACCGCTGAGGATGGAAGAGCCGTTGTAAGGCTGTGGTGTAAGGATTTCGACGGAAACACATTCGTAGTTTACGACAGAAACTTTCAGCCTTACTTTTACGCATTCAAGAATGGTTTGAGCAAAGAAGACATCGAAAAAATCGTTGTTAAGAGCAGGGAAGGTGTAATAAAGCCTTTTAAAGTTGAGGAAGTCAGGAGGAAGGTTTTCGGAAAGGAAGTGGAGGTATTCAAGATCTACGCCTATCACCCGCAGCATGTTCCGAAGCTCAGAGAAGAGCTGAAGAAGATCACCGAGGTTAGAGAAGCGGACATTCCCTTTGCCTATCGATATTTGATAGACAAGGACTTGGCTTGCATGGACGGAATTAGAGTTGAGGGCAAAGTGAGGGAGGAGAGGGGATTAAAAGTAATTGATGCTGAGCACGTTGAGAGGTTCGAAATTCCGCTGCCGGAGCCAAAGGTTTTGGCTTTTGACTGCGAAATGCTAACGGAACTGGGAATGCCCGATCCGGAGAAAGACAAAATTATCATTATCGGAGTGAAATGCGGGGATTTCGAGGAAATTATAACCGGAAACGAAAGGGAAATTTTGCTAAGATTCGTTGAAATTATAAAGGAGCAGGATCCCGACGTAATCGTCGGATACAACCAAGACAACTTCGACTGGCCATACATAAGAAAGAGAGCCGAGAAGCTTTCCGTAAAACTGAACATAGGGAGGGACGGAAGCGAAATCTCTTTCAGAGGCGGAAGACCGAAGATCGCCGGAAGGCTTAACGTGGATCTTTACGACATAGCGATGAAGCTCGACGTTAAGGTTAAAACTCTTGAGAACGTTGCCGAATTCCTTGGAAGAAAGGTCGAACTCGCTGACATAGAGGCTAAGGACATATACAAGAGGTGGACCTCTGGCGATAAAGAGAGCGTCCTAAAGTATTCGAAGCAGGACGTTCTGAACACATACTTCATAGCCGAAGAGCTCTTGCCCATGCACTACGAGCTTTCGAGGATGATCAGAATTCCGACGGATGACGTTGCAAGAATAGGCAGAGGAAAGCAGGTTGACTGGTTTTTGTTGAGCGAAGCCTACAAAATTGGAGAAATCGCTCCCAACCCGGCTGAGGTTGAGGAGAGCTACGAGGGGGCGTTCGTTTTAGAGCCATCGAGAGGTTTGCACAAAAATGTGGTCTGTTTGGACTTCGCATCCATGTATCCGAGCATAATGATCGCCTACAACATAAGTCCCGACACATACGTTTTCGGAAAATGCGACGATTGCTACGTAGCTCCGGAAGTTGGACACAAGTTCAGGAAACATCCGGACGGTTTCTTCAAAAGAATTCTGAAGATGCTTATAGAGAAGAGGAGGGAGATAAAAAATCAGATGAAGAGTCTCGATAGAAATTCGAGGGAGTATCTGCTTTTAAACATAAAGCAGCAGACTCTGAAGATTCTCACGAACTCCTTCTACGGCTACACCGGCTGGAGCGGGGCAAGATGGTATTGCAGGCAGTGCGCTGAAGCTACAACAGCTTGGGGAAGACATTTAATAAAATCCGCCGTGGAAATAGCCAAGAAGCTCGGTTTCGAAGTACTTTACGGGGATACTGACAGCATATTCGTTAAGAAAGGTAATCTGAGCCTTGAGAAAATTAGGGGAGAAGTTGAGAAGCTGATTGAAGAAATCTCCGAAAAGTTCCCGGTGCAGATTGAGGTTGACGAGTACTACAAAACGATATTCTTCGTTGAAAAGAAGAGGTATGCTGGCTTAACCGAAGATGGCATACTTGTTGTGAAAGGATTGGAGGTGAGGAGAGGGGATTGGTGCGAGCTGGCGAAGGAAGTTCAGAAGAAAGTCATCGAGATAATATTAAAAGAAGAAAATCCGGAAAAAGCTGCGGAATACGTGAGGAAGGTTATAAACGACATAAAGAGCGGAAAGGTGAAGCTTGAGGACGTGGTGATATACAAGGGTTTGACGAAACGCCCGGACAAGTACGAGAGTAAGCAAGCTCACGTTAAAGCTGCTTTAAGGGCTATGGAGCTCGGCATCGTCTATAACGTGGGCTCTAAGGTTGGGTTTGTTGTTGTGGAAGGAGCCGGAAACGTTGGAGACAGAGCTTATCCAATAGACTTGATAGAGGAGTTCGACGGCGAGAATTTGGTTATAAGAACGAGGAGCGGAAGCATAGTGAAGAAGCTCGATAAAGACTACTACATAAACCACCAGATAATCCCTTCAGTGCTGAGAATCCTTGAGAGGTTCGGATACAACGAAGCGAGTTTGAAAGGAGCGACTCAGAAAACCCTCGACGCTTTCTGGTGA
- a CDS encoding histone deacetylase family protein yields the protein MKIVFSPKFYEVYSSDPAAAPGRMEAIVNELKDYEFVEPERASEEDILLVHTRRHYEWVKSLKLFEIAMLAVRGAIKAALISFEEPAFAAIRPPGHHASPDSCWGFCYFNNVAIAVRKLQRLGKIRKAAIVDFDLHFGDGTANTFENDEDVKYFHMKDVESISEFLERVDFDVIAVSAGFDRHKEDWGNQLETEDYTEIGKIIKEYAEEKCEGRRFAVLEGGYNHKVLGKNVRAFIKGFE from the coding sequence ATGAAGATAGTTTTCTCTCCAAAATTTTACGAGGTTTACTCTTCCGATCCGGCAGCAGCTCCGGGAAGAATGGAGGCTATAGTGAACGAGCTTAAAGACTACGAGTTCGTTGAGCCGGAGAGAGCGAGCGAAGAGGATATTTTGCTCGTGCACACGAGAAGGCATTACGAGTGGGTAAAGAGCTTAAAGCTATTCGAAATAGCCATGCTCGCTGTCAGAGGGGCGATAAAAGCTGCTTTAATCTCCTTCGAAGAGCCGGCTTTCGCGGCAATAAGACCTCCGGGGCATCACGCAAGTCCCGACAGCTGCTGGGGATTCTGCTACTTCAACAACGTAGCAATAGCTGTAAGAAAGCTTCAGAGGCTTGGAAAAATAAGGAAGGCTGCCATAGTTGACTTCGACCTCCACTTCGGGGACGGAACTGCTAATACCTTCGAAAACGACGAAGACGTGAAGTACTTCCACATGAAGGACGTCGAAAGCATTTCCGAGTTTTTGGAGAGGGTGGATTTCGACGTAATTGCAGTCTCAGCCGGCTTCGACAGACACAAAGAGGATTGGGGAAATCAGCTCGAAACTGAAGATTACACCGAAATAGGGAAGATAATAAAAGAATACGCCGAGGAAAAATGCGAAGGAAGAAGGTTTGCAGTTTTAGAAGGAGGATACAACCACAAAGTTCTCGGGAAAAACGTTAGAGCTTTTATCAAAGGTTTCGAGTAG